A window of Aeromicrobium sp. A1-2 contains these coding sequences:
- a CDS encoding methyltransferase domain-containing protein, translated as MGDARRTLADYFELVDVAQDRLNGTNATDSRLRRITKHAVPVRFRGTARMLVTDAITPIQRRKARRIQQEPPALRLHLGSGGQPKSGWLNVDLAGDPVELVWDLAHGVPFEDARVDAIFHEHLLEHIPLRAGAGLLDECYRVLRPGGILRVGVPDAGALLESYTGDGTYIGALHPDRPTRMLALQELFYWHRHTTMFDEETLALLFRAAGFPEPSRRSFGESDLDSAPDTERRRAETLYMEARKPLA; from the coding sequence ATGGGCGACGCACGACGCACGCTGGCCGACTACTTCGAGCTGGTCGATGTGGCGCAAGACCGCCTAAACGGCACCAACGCGACCGACTCGCGGTTGCGCAGGATCACCAAGCACGCCGTGCCGGTCCGATTCCGGGGCACCGCGCGCATGCTCGTGACGGATGCGATCACCCCGATCCAGCGACGCAAGGCACGACGCATCCAGCAGGAGCCCCCGGCGCTCCGCCTGCACCTGGGCAGCGGCGGCCAGCCGAAGTCGGGCTGGCTCAACGTTGACCTGGCCGGCGATCCCGTCGAGCTGGTCTGGGACCTCGCTCACGGAGTGCCGTTCGAGGACGCCCGTGTCGATGCGATCTTCCACGAGCACCTGCTCGAGCACATCCCGCTCCGAGCCGGCGCGGGCCTGCTGGACGAGTGCTACCGGGTCCTGCGGCCCGGTGGGATCCTGCGAGTCGGCGTGCCTGACGCAGGCGCGTTGCTGGAGTCCTACACCGGCGACGGGACGTACATCGGCGCGCTGCATCCCGACCGGCCGACCCGCATGCTCGCGCTCCAGGAGCTCTTCTACTGGCACCGCCACACCACGATGTTCGACGAGGAGACGCTGGCGCTGCTGTTCCGTGCAGCTGGATTCCCGGAGCCGTCCAGACGGTCCTTCGGCGAATCCGACCTCGACTCCGCACCGGACACCGAGCGGCGTCGCGCCGAGACGCTCTACATGGAGGCGCGCAAGCCGCTGGCCTGA
- a CDS encoding sigma-70 family RNA polymerase sigma factor, whose protein sequence is MPEAVTPLAERDDVELLSMARIDDQEAFAVLFARYEYPALRLARHLGQGDEADDVVAESFTQVLDLVRRGKGPDRAFRAYLFTTIRHEAGRRAKARQRVVPTDDETQIDTAVKFGAGQLDEFEKSAIRAAYESLPSRWRTVLWHLDVEGRKPQELGPLLSMSANSVSALVYRARSGLREAYLQQHIKSDDTAGRTCRAVRSKLSGFVRRTASGREQEKIHGHLESCPRCMAIYLDLQEVNREVGAIIAPASLAVSVSGGVALVVVGLAVGAGGMAALLTHLAVVGKAAAMAVAPTVAAAALTTATVIGVAAPVVNPPRIPFGSQGPGSLTDPQVARADAPHDSARSVDAREEHPARAAALEATPTPESAATDEDGTPGPAENEAPPVASMTRRDSPKSQVREPISGAAGLLASLGTGRPDGSTPQGLTDAGTSVVDTVKGAAGDLPIVVTP, encoded by the coding sequence GTGCCTGAAGCAGTAACTCCGCTCGCTGAACGCGATGATGTGGAGCTCCTGTCGATGGCTCGCATCGACGACCAAGAGGCATTTGCCGTGCTGTTCGCGCGCTACGAGTACCCGGCGCTCCGGCTGGCCCGTCACCTCGGCCAGGGTGACGAGGCCGATGATGTGGTCGCGGAGTCCTTCACCCAGGTCCTCGACCTGGTGCGGCGGGGCAAGGGGCCCGATCGGGCCTTCCGCGCCTATCTGTTCACCACGATTCGGCACGAGGCCGGTCGTCGGGCCAAGGCGCGCCAACGGGTCGTGCCGACCGATGACGAGACACAGATCGACACGGCCGTGAAATTCGGCGCGGGGCAGCTCGACGAGTTTGAGAAGTCTGCGATCCGCGCCGCCTACGAGTCGCTCCCCAGCCGCTGGCGGACGGTCCTGTGGCACCTCGATGTCGAGGGCCGCAAACCACAGGAGCTGGGCCCGCTGCTCAGCATGTCGGCCAACAGCGTCTCGGCGCTGGTCTACCGGGCGAGGTCGGGCCTGCGGGAGGCCTACCTCCAACAGCACATCAAGAGCGATGACACGGCCGGGCGGACCTGTCGCGCGGTCCGCAGCAAGCTGTCCGGGTTCGTACGCAGGACGGCATCCGGGCGCGAGCAGGAGAAGATCCACGGCCACCTCGAGTCCTGCCCGCGCTGCATGGCGATCTATCTGGACCTGCAGGAGGTCAATCGTGAGGTCGGCGCGATCATCGCTCCGGCCTCGCTCGCGGTCTCGGTGTCCGGTGGCGTGGCGCTCGTGGTCGTCGGTCTCGCGGTGGGTGCTGGGGGAATGGCCGCACTCCTCACGCACCTGGCGGTCGTCGGGAAGGCCGCAGCGATGGCAGTGGCCCCTACCGTGGCGGCAGCGGCGCTCACCACCGCAACCGTCATCGGAGTGGCAGCGCCCGTCGTCAACCCTCCGCGCATTCCCTTCGGCTCGCAGGGACCCGGATCTTTGACGGACCCACAGGTCGCTCGGGCCGACGCGCCGCACGACAGCGCCAGATCGGTCGACGCCCGGGAAGAACACCCGGCGAGGGCCGCGGCTCTTGAAGCCACGCCGACACCCGAGAGCGCGGCCACCGATGAGGACGGCACGCCTGGGCCCGCCGAGAACGAGGCTCCGCCAGTCGCCTCGATGACTCGCCGGGACTCGCCAAAGTCGCAGGTTCGCGAGCCCATCAGTGGTGCCGCAGGTCTGCTGGCATCGCTCGGCACGGGCCGCCCCGACGGGTCGACACCTCAGGGGCTGACCGACGCTGGCACCTCGGTGGTCGACACCGTCAAGGGCGCCGCGGGGGATCTTCCCATCGTCGTCACGCCCTGA
- a CDS encoding adenylyltransferase/cytidyltransferase family protein, which yields MSEARKKFEVGYSSGVFDMFHVGHLNLLRRARNHCHHLVVGVASDEYVEHLKGRLPVVPCDERIDIISALGIVDEVIIDRSEDKNAVWQQRPFDVIFKGNDWQGTPKGYRLERTMREVGAAVVYFPYTRHTSSSMLRSFLAGHEE from the coding sequence GTGAGCGAAGCACGGAAGAAGTTCGAAGTCGGCTACTCCAGCGGCGTCTTCGACATGTTCCACGTTGGTCACCTGAACCTTCTGCGGCGGGCCCGCAACCACTGTCACCACCTGGTCGTGGGTGTGGCGAGCGACGAATACGTCGAGCACCTCAAGGGACGGCTCCCGGTGGTTCCCTGTGATGAGCGGATCGACATCATCTCGGCGCTGGGCATCGTCGACGAGGTCATCATCGATCGGTCGGAGGACAAGAACGCCGTGTGGCAGCAGCGGCCCTTCGACGTGATCTTCAAGGGCAACGACTGGCAGGGGACACCCAAGGGCTACCGCCTCGAGCGCACCATGAGGGAGGTCGGCGCGGCCGTCGTCTATTTCCCCTACACGCGTCACACGTCCAGCTCGATGCTGCGATCGTTCCTCGCCGGGCACGAGGAGTGA
- a CDS encoding exopolysaccharide biosynthesis polyprenyl glycosylphosphotransferase: protein MAVMDVEAPLRGLRTELPMRAVRRRRLVGLPVTVIRQGVLGYATALVATWLVADRYFALPEAWTGGAVALVGAWLVYSFAALPAYERARSFKPAIRLAELLGAATLLLVIADAEISVQIRHATAAVLAGPVVSTLSALAHRQLLRHTPTILVGQVESVRRLSTRWAGRQDVNVVATCSWRAPHELAPLGSVTDEALAGVVREVLAAVAEHRATAVVIASGRAFATPALRHLAWALQRAEVECLVVADMSDHVEYLRPRRVGDQIALSLRAPNDHLMSKAAKSLMDRAVAGVALVLLAPLLALIAFGVRFGSRGPAVFRQVRSGRDGEPFTIYKFRTMVVDAEERLAALQVRNEGAGPLFKLRDDPRITRFGRLLRRTSLDELPQLLNVLKGEMSLVGPRPALEAETSQYSEWVWRRLHVKPGLTGLWQVSGRSALSWEESIRMDLQYVNNWNLRLDLAILARTFRAVLARDGAL, encoded by the coding sequence ATGGCGGTCATGGACGTCGAAGCACCCCTGCGGGGCCTGCGGACCGAGCTGCCGATGCGTGCCGTCCGACGGCGTCGTCTGGTCGGGCTGCCCGTCACGGTGATCCGGCAGGGAGTTCTCGGCTACGCCACGGCACTGGTGGCGACGTGGCTGGTTGCCGACCGATATTTCGCGCTGCCCGAAGCGTGGACCGGCGGAGCCGTCGCGTTGGTGGGCGCGTGGCTGGTCTACAGCTTCGCCGCTCTCCCGGCGTACGAGCGGGCCCGCTCCTTCAAACCGGCCATCCGTCTGGCGGAGCTGCTCGGCGCGGCGACCCTGCTGCTCGTGATCGCGGATGCGGAGATCTCGGTCCAGATCCGCCATGCCACGGCGGCAGTGCTGGCCGGTCCCGTGGTGTCCACTCTCTCTGCCCTGGCCCATCGGCAGCTGCTCCGACACACGCCGACGATCCTGGTCGGCCAGGTCGAGTCGGTCCGTCGTCTGTCGACGCGCTGGGCGGGTCGACAGGACGTCAACGTCGTCGCGACCTGCTCGTGGCGTGCGCCGCACGAGCTGGCTCCGCTCGGATCGGTCACCGACGAGGCGCTGGCGGGGGTCGTCCGGGAGGTGCTCGCCGCGGTCGCGGAGCATCGCGCGACCGCGGTCGTCATCGCCAGCGGGCGGGCCTTCGCCACGCCCGCACTGCGGCACCTCGCCTGGGCACTGCAGCGTGCCGAGGTCGAGTGCCTCGTCGTGGCGGACATGAGTGACCATGTGGAGTACCTCCGTCCGCGCCGGGTCGGAGACCAGATCGCGCTGTCCCTTCGCGCGCCCAATGACCACCTGATGTCGAAGGCGGCCAAGTCACTGATGGATAGGGCTGTCGCCGGTGTGGCGCTGGTCCTCCTGGCGCCGCTCCTCGCGCTGATCGCCTTCGGAGTGCGGTTCGGCTCACGAGGTCCTGCGGTCTTCCGCCAGGTGCGGTCGGGGCGTGACGGCGAACCGTTCACGATCTACAAGTTCAGGACCATGGTGGTCGACGCCGAGGAACGGCTTGCGGCTCTGCAGGTCCGCAACGAGGGCGCCGGCCCGCTGTTCAAGCTGCGCGACGACCCTCGCATCACCAGGTTCGGGCGGCTCCTGCGCCGGACCTCGCTGGACGAGCTTCCGCAGCTGCTGAACGTCCTCAAGGGTGAGATGTCGTTGGTCGGGCCCCGTCCTGCACTCGAGGCCGAGACCTCCCAGTACAGCGAATGGGTCTGGCGGCGGCTGCACGTCAAGCCCGGGCTCACGGGCCTGTGGCAGGTCAGTGGACGCTCCGCGCTGTCGTGGGAGGAGTCGATCCGGATGGATCTGCAGTACGTCAACAACTGGAACCTGCGGCTCGACCTGGCGATCCTGGCCCGCACCTTCAGGGCCGTCCTGGCCCGCGATGGCGCCCTCTGA
- a CDS encoding glycosyltransferase family 2 protein — MSEPPSVTAVVPTHRRPELMRLAVQSIVDQTYGGEIEIIIVFDACEPELPDVVTGPRRAMTAVTNERVRGLAGARNMGIVQSKHDFVAFLDDDDTWAPNKLEKQMAIFAAHSEVGLVGSAMLVDDGRRTHERPVPLTTVTHADLVRDRIAGLHSSSFVFRRTTLVDQVGMIDEDLPGSYGEDYDVLLTAAQHTAIRLVNEPLVSVRWSGQSFFYGKWEQYAAGLTYLLDKHTALQQDAGALARISSQIGFALAAAGKRNQSRPWLRQALSAQRLNVRAWLGLLISYRLASAGAIARAANMFGRGI, encoded by the coding sequence ATGTCCGAGCCCCCCTCGGTCACTGCGGTCGTCCCGACGCACCGGCGTCCCGAGCTCATGCGCCTGGCGGTGCAGAGCATCGTCGACCAGACGTATGGCGGGGAGATCGAGATCATCATCGTGTTCGATGCGTGCGAACCCGAGCTGCCCGACGTCGTCACGGGTCCCCGACGCGCGATGACCGCGGTGACCAACGAGCGTGTACGCGGGCTGGCTGGCGCGCGCAACATGGGAATCGTGCAGTCCAAGCACGACTTCGTCGCCTTCCTCGACGACGATGACACCTGGGCTCCGAACAAGCTCGAGAAGCAGATGGCGATCTTTGCAGCTCATTCCGAGGTCGGGCTGGTCGGTAGCGCGATGCTGGTCGATGATGGCCGGCGCACGCACGAGCGGCCCGTTCCGTTGACGACCGTGACCCATGCCGACCTGGTGCGAGACCGGATCGCGGGCCTGCACTCGAGCAGCTTCGTGTTTCGTCGAACCACTCTGGTCGATCAGGTCGGGATGATCGACGAGGACCTGCCGGGCAGCTACGGCGAGGACTATGACGTCCTGCTGACGGCGGCCCAGCACACGGCGATCAGGCTCGTCAACGAGCCGCTCGTCTCGGTGCGCTGGTCCGGGCAGTCATTTTTCTACGGCAAGTGGGAGCAGTACGCCGCAGGCCTGACCTACCTGCTCGACAAGCACACAGCACTGCAGCAGGATGCTGGCGCCCTCGCGAGGATCAGCTCACAGATCGGCTTCGCGCTCGCAGCGGCAGGGAAGCGCAACCAGTCTCGACCGTGGCTGCGGCAGGCGTTGAGCGCCCAGCGACTCAACGTGCGGGCCTGGCTCGGACTGCTGATCTCCTACCGTCTTGCGTCTGCGGGCGCCATCGCTCGGGCCGCCAATATGTTCGGGAGGGGCATCTGA
- a CDS encoding AMP-binding protein: MGDLGYTLKVFRQIGMLKPVLPHRLLGAGRQLAKWGPGFPSGVNAAAARFPKQLAIIDDAGQITWRELAEQVNQFTQALKDRGLEPGDSVAVLARNHRYMIIAMVAIMQAGGRVLLLNTMASRSQLGDLSRREGAKLVILDQEFLEVGADIDDDELVLCWADDDAPARYASVASLMTGRPTAAHDKPSRHGQIIIFTSGTTGLPKGAKREEPADLKPLIAFFGAIPYRGNSTVVLAAPLFHSWGLINFGFGLSTAPTYVLRRKFSAEQVLRDVEQHRAKVLVVVPLMMQRLVDADPELVEKTDVTSLEVTASSGSALAGDLANHFMDLFTDSVYNFYGATETGWVTIASPKDLREAPGTAGTPPFRTSVKILDADGAELPQGETGVIHVGNDMPFGGYTDGNTKSFADGLMSTGDLGFFDRDGRLFVSGRDDDMVVVGGENVFPRELEDSLIEHPDISDVVVTGIPDETFGQALAAYVVIKDGASMTEADLVAYAKEHVPRFAVPRKIKFLGELPRNPTGKVMKRELPEFD; this comes from the coding sequence ATGGGCGACTTGGGCTACACGCTGAAGGTCTTTCGACAGATCGGCATGCTCAAGCCGGTGCTCCCGCATCGTCTGCTCGGCGCAGGGCGGCAGCTCGCGAAGTGGGGACCTGGATTTCCGTCGGGCGTCAACGCCGCCGCAGCGCGTTTCCCCAAGCAGCTCGCGATCATCGACGACGCAGGTCAGATCACCTGGCGCGAGCTCGCCGAGCAGGTCAACCAGTTCACCCAGGCGCTGAAGGACCGTGGCCTCGAGCCGGGCGACTCGGTCGCCGTGCTGGCGCGCAACCACCGCTACATGATCATCGCGATGGTGGCGATCATGCAGGCCGGCGGTCGTGTCCTGCTGCTCAACACCATGGCCAGCCGCTCGCAGCTCGGGGACCTCTCCCGCCGCGAAGGCGCCAAGCTCGTGATCCTCGATCAGGAATTCCTCGAGGTCGGCGCCGACATCGACGACGACGAGCTCGTGCTGTGCTGGGCCGACGACGACGCTCCGGCGAGGTACGCAAGCGTCGCGAGCCTGATGACGGGCCGACCCACCGCGGCACACGACAAGCCGTCCCGCCACGGCCAGATCATCATCTTCACCTCCGGCACGACGGGCCTGCCCAAGGGAGCCAAGCGTGAGGAGCCCGCAGACCTCAAGCCGCTCATAGCGTTCTTCGGTGCGATTCCCTACCGCGGCAACTCCACCGTGGTGCTGGCCGCCCCGCTGTTCCACTCCTGGGGGCTGATCAACTTCGGCTTCGGCCTGTCGACGGCCCCGACGTACGTCCTGCGCCGCAAGTTCTCGGCCGAGCAGGTGCTGCGTGATGTCGAGCAGCACCGGGCCAAGGTGCTGGTCGTCGTGCCGCTCATGATGCAGCGACTTGTCGACGCGGACCCGGAACTGGTCGAGAAGACTGACGTCACATCGCTCGAGGTGACCGCGAGCAGCGGATCGGCCCTCGCCGGCGACCTGGCCAACCACTTCATGGACCTGTTCACCGACTCGGTCTACAACTTCTACGGGGCGACCGAGACGGGATGGGTCACGATCGCCAGCCCCAAGGACTTGCGCGAGGCGCCCGGCACCGCCGGCACGCCGCCATTCCGTACATCGGTCAAGATCCTGGACGCGGACGGCGCCGAGCTGCCGCAGGGCGAGACCGGTGTGATCCACGTCGGCAACGACATGCCGTTCGGCGGCTACACCGATGGCAACACCAAGTCGTTCGCGGACGGGTTGATGAGCACGGGTGATCTGGGCTTCTTCGACCGTGATGGTCGGCTGTTCGTCTCGGGTCGCGATGACGACATGGTCGTTGTGGGCGGGGAGAACGTCTTCCCGCGTGAGCTCGAGGACTCCCTGATCGAACACCCGGACATCTCGGACGTCGTCGTGACCGGTATCCCTGACGAGACCTTCGGCCAGGCCCTGGCAGCGTACGTCGTGATCAAGGACGGCGCCTCGATGACCGAGGCCGATCTCGTGGCATACGCCAAGGAGCATGTCCCGCGCTTCGCCGTGCCGCGCAAGATCAAGTTCCTCGGCGAGCTCCCACGCAACCCGACCGGGAAGGTCATGAAGCGCGAGCTTCCTGAGTTCGACTAG
- a CDS encoding Wzz/FepE/Etk N-terminal domain-containing protein: MPTAPQPAQLTDIVGGLRRHWPIVAVIALTGLVLGVLASFAVPARYTSTSTVAVHPLTSDPLGNGIDTSRSVSMPTEKGLVTSRKVAEAAADLLRPQHSLSPDRIIGSTTVDIPEDSLILTINFSGDTPKQAAAAADAVAQGYLATRREDASGEIQRLTKSATAQIGDIQVAAKQAAYDTPIAQRSLRIQAEALGTKLAELGNVDLDPGQIVGEAVSPTERSTPGAVSLGLGGLFLGLLIGIPVALLRKDEDSEIGGVDGLHAIGDQIVLDGTKDINRADTWDIAAFMLKIPANIEDDGPFMIMVDAEEGPDSTFTPGQELVDALERRGRSARFVDASAINEGKISRGWPTARKRISWAGEIVIIDTTNLTSDANKVALATRSDSVLLARSTTDDALALRRLAGLLRSKSVDIALTALFPPRPEMITLNR; the protein is encoded by the coding sequence ATGCCCACCGCCCCGCAGCCCGCACAGCTCACCGACATCGTTGGTGGGCTACGTCGGCACTGGCCGATCGTCGCCGTCATCGCGCTGACCGGCCTCGTGCTGGGCGTCCTCGCTTCATTCGCGGTCCCGGCGAGATACACCTCGACGAGCACGGTGGCCGTCCACCCGTTGACCTCTGACCCGCTCGGCAACGGGATCGACACGTCGCGCTCGGTCAGCATGCCAACGGAAAAGGGCCTGGTCACCTCGCGAAAGGTTGCCGAGGCGGCTGCTGACCTGCTGCGTCCGCAGCACTCGCTGAGTCCCGATCGCATCATCGGGTCGACCACGGTGGACATCCCGGAGGACTCGTTGATCTTGACGATCAACTTCTCCGGCGACACCCCGAAGCAGGCTGCGGCTGCTGCCGACGCGGTTGCGCAGGGCTATCTCGCGACGCGGCGCGAAGACGCCTCCGGCGAGATCCAGCGGCTCACCAAGTCGGCCACGGCACAGATCGGCGACATCCAGGTCGCTGCCAAGCAGGCCGCGTACGACACACCCATCGCACAGCGCTCGCTTCGTATCCAGGCCGAGGCGCTCGGCACCAAGCTGGCCGAGCTCGGCAACGTCGATCTCGACCCCGGGCAGATCGTCGGGGAGGCCGTCTCCCCGACGGAGCGCTCGACCCCCGGAGCTGTCTCGCTGGGTCTGGGCGGGCTGTTCCTCGGCCTGCTGATCGGCATTCCGGTCGCGCTGCTGCGCAAAGACGAGGACTCCGAGATCGGCGGGGTCGATGGGCTGCACGCGATCGGTGATCAGATCGTGCTGGACGGAACCAAGGACATCAACCGCGCCGACACCTGGGACATCGCCGCATTCATGCTCAAGATCCCGGCCAACATCGAGGACGACGGCCCGTTCATGATCATGGTCGACGCGGAGGAAGGTCCCGACAGCACGTTCACCCCGGGCCAGGAGCTCGTCGACGCGCTCGAACGCCGCGGACGCTCCGCCCGGTTCGTCGACGCGAGCGCGATCAACGAGGGCAAGATCAGTCGCGGTTGGCCGACCGCGAGAAAGCGCATCTCATGGGCCGGGGAGATCGTCATCATCGACACCACGAATCTGACCTCGGACGCCAACAAGGTCGCGCTTGCGACCCGATCCGACTCGGTCCTGCTGGCCCGCTCCACGACCGACGATGCCCTGGCACTGCGCCGGTTGGCCGGGCTGCTGCGCTCCAAGAGCGTCGACATCGCCCTGACGGCACTGTTTCCGCCGCGGCCGGAGATGATCACGCTCAACCGCTAG